The following are encoded in a window of bacterium genomic DNA:
- a CDS encoding CTP synthase, with product MKPKYIFVTGGVLSSLGKGLASASIGALLEARGLSVTLQKFDPYINIDPGTMNPIQHGEVFVTDDGAETDLDLGHYERFIDRSLSQSNNVTTGRIYQNVIHKERRGEYLGSTVQVIPHVTDAIKDWIKADLGDEDFLLCEIGGTVGDIESLPFLEAIRQLGNELGPERTMFVHLTLIPWIPAAGELKTKPTQHSVKELQSVGIQPDILLCRCDREIPADARRKIALFCNIQPERAIQALDVDTIYQVPISYHGQGFDTEVCRYFGLSAPEPDVSAWHRI from the coding sequence CGCCTCCATCGGCGCGCTGCTCGAGGCGCGCGGCCTCTCCGTGACGCTCCAGAAGTTCGACCCGTACATCAACATCGACCCGGGCACGATGAACCCCATCCAGCACGGCGAGGTGTTCGTCACCGACGACGGCGCCGAGACGGACCTGGACCTCGGCCACTACGAGCGGTTCATCGACCGGTCGCTGTCACAGTCGAACAACGTCACGACCGGACGCATCTACCAGAACGTCATCCACAAGGAGCGCCGCGGCGAATACCTCGGCAGCACGGTCCAGGTCATTCCCCACGTCACCGACGCGATCAAGGACTGGATCAAGGCCGACCTGGGCGACGAGGATTTCCTGTTGTGCGAGATCGGCGGCACGGTCGGCGACATCGAAAGCCTGCCGTTCCTGGAAGCGATCCGCCAGCTCGGCAACGAGCTGGGGCCTGAGCGCACCATGTTCGTGCACCTGACCCTGATCCCCTGGATCCCGGCGGCCGGCGAGCTGAAGACCAAGCCGACCCAGCATTCGGTCAAGGAGCTGCAATCGGTCGGTATCCAGCCGGATATCCTGCTCTGCCGCTGCGATCGCGAGATTCCCGCCGATGCCCGGCGCAAGATCGCGCTGTTCTGCAACATCCAGCCGGAGCGCGCGATCCAGGCGCTCGACGTCGACACGATCTATCAGGTCCCGATCTCCTATCACGGCCAGGGCTTCGACACGGAAGTGTGCCGCTACTTCGGTCTGTCGGCGCCGGAGCCCGACGTGAGCGCGTGGCACCGCATC